The Citrus sinensis cultivar Valencia sweet orange chromosome 4, DVS_A1.0, whole genome shotgun sequence DNA segment GTAATTACATTCATAAATACAATGTGTTTGGTGCAGCAACAGAAACtaataagttataatttttgagATTAGTTTACAGAATCTTATATATAAAACTATATCCTTCTCACCTCTTTTAACTTCGCATTTAAATGTCCTTTCTAAAATCTCTTCAGCGATAAAcacatttttataaaataaaacagaaaaaattatatataatggtCAAGAGGACTATTTCATTTCTGCTTACTGCTTAGTACGCAATTGGCCACTAAAGttatttgaagagaaaatttacaTGAGATGGGTACAtcacattattaatatttttgtctcaATTTATACACATGTTTGTTTTACGAATCTTACTAGAATGGTCTCTCATAAATTTTTCACCAATTTGAGAGATAGTGGGGACTGGCTTATCATTGGTTCGATTCGTTCGCAcatccttcttttcttttcttttcttttttgctgtaattttttatgaaacacTCTGTTTCAGTTCTGTTTCTGGTTTTGTTTCAGTTTGATATTATTGGTTCGGTTCTGTTCTGCTCTGTTCTCTGTTGTGTGTatctatgtatatatttttggcCTTGAATTGCTTTGATCACCGGTTTTGTTATTCATTTATCATGAATTTTAGATACCCGTTAAACTTGTTTGGCCATGTATTCACTTGATTGTTACATTCAGCTGCCATCTTCATGGTGAGTTTCTAAGATAGTCTCTGACTAGCATATGGATGTCAACTTGTGTGAACTTGTACTTACTTCATTCAAAAGATTAgtgtttttctctcttttttaaaaaaaaaaaaaattgaaatgccCCTTTTCGCCTTTAATAGGTGAAAGGAAGAAACATAATATGGCAGAACTAGAATAAAGGAGCCTATTCTGGCACCTATTGTCCAAGGAAGCTTCTGTATATTCCGTAGGAATTACCATGGAAGTCAAATCTTACCAGAGCCAGGTGGAGTCGTCGCTGAAGGAATATATATTAGCAGACCCATTTGTCCCGTACACTTCAATTGTTGGTAGCATTTTTGCTTGCACGATGGTATGTTTGTCATCGTTACTGCATGGTGGTATTtactagaaaatattttgaacgcatagtttttatttaattagttataaattttatacgCTCTGTTTTCCATAAGAATGTGTTCCTTTTCAGGTCTATGATCTTGCCCAATTGATTAGTGTGTTGTTCACTTTAAATGTGATTCTAGTTTCTCCAAAATACAGCGGGTCGAGTGGAGTAACAGGTGATTGAAAATTCTTCTTTTAGTCCAGTTGTCATTTCTTTCTCAATCGGTAAAGTTTAATCATTTCTCTTTAATCGACAACTTATGCAGGGCCATATCAACCGTCCATGACATTTTTATTACAGCTATGTCTTTGTACTTTGTGTTTTGGTCGGATCTTAgaattgttggggaaaaatcaggtttttaaagtttttataaaaccttttgaagatcgctctcatataatatataagaattcgtattatagaaatcgtaccttgaaaattcgATTGGACTTTTTCCGTTGaaatgatttaggctcctagatcacgatccgccaccaccactcctattagatcacgatccgtcaccaccacgcttgttagatcacgaactgtcaccaatgatcttccaggttatgacttaggttcgatctgcacttgatatgtgggcgcctttatcactaccaaagcaactagcacgagaaaatttttctctcaacaatagagaaaaaaatcttattctccgatctgtataaagtggcttctgagttttttttagagaaaaataagccttttatatcaccatttagtgaaaaccctaggctccaaaaaTCACGAAACAAAACTCACGatatttgctttttcaataggggacccaccttgtaaaataacataaggccccttacacaaaaactaattaaatggagcctcccactaaatgatatatttaggcttttgacccaaatagctagttgtcttacttattagtccagtaatggtgcaatcaattaaatgagctaacccggggatcatttggaaacatacaatagtggctacaataattaggcctgtaattaaactagcccaatcatttaattccaaatctactccactaaaatattgaaactgacttccataattgtatgctcgaataattcgtctcaagccacattgatttctttactgcacaatcctttgtaccacatcgttaattaaattgatatctcaactgtctaatcaatttaataacatcttattccatGATCCTtattggttttctctaatgatcattttcaacatactaaatatgttgacacactctggcaagagaattctatgatcaagtgccgaaaacccatcaagagatgtgttgtacaaattctatattgttaattcatacctccaatactcataattgctcccaccaagataccggataatcttgaccacaaggatgtgtcgtgcccattggtaactcaaatgaaataacaattacaatcatgaaatcataattaactcaagattaatattacagtaaaatcaacgcctatgagatttaataagtctgacagttattacaaagttaattaaatctcatatgtgatcctgttcaatgtagtcgtactacatcaataaattcatacatgattaagacaaatcattcaatgaatttattacagtctatacctaaataaagtgcccaactttatttatcaactgcgaactaaatttatttaatcataagataacttgtatttatgtcttctgtgaatccacatggtgatcacataaatacatataatatgattaaatggattttaatacaaatattaatgcaattaagatatttgaataaaatacctcatttattttattaatcagaaaaaatatttattacaattaaataaacacatatgcttttaaagagcatattttcccaataatctcccactagctctcaaagcatatcTGGCATATTGCACATGCTCTAGGGCTCTAAGTGCAGGTTATAAAGGTTTCCCACTAATGGCCATTGTAATAAGATCTGCCATTTGGCATCTAATGCCATTTGGGATACTGTCATCTAACCTTTCTACAATATTCCCTTATGAGATGATACTTCCtctcaatatgttttgtttcttgtggttctttagttccttagattgagctacTGCACCACCATTATCgcaaaatagtttaaggggtgcagttacagcaggtaccacctcaagatcttgtaggaacttgcgGAGCCATACAacttcttttgcagcttcgGATGCAGCCATATATTCAGCTTCAGTTGTGGAGTCTGCgatacaagattgtttcacactccTCCAATTAATAGCTCCACTTCCCAATGCAAACACATAGCCAGAAGTAGATTTTCTGGAATCCCTATCTGACTTAAAGTCATAATCAGTATAACCCACTGGAATAAGTTCATCACcagaatacacaagcatataatttttagttcttttcagatactttataatatgcttGACTGTAGTCCAGTATTGAGGTCCaggattaaattgatatctgcTAACCCTCCCTACCGCAAAACAAATGTCTGGCCTAGTGCAAAGCATAGCATACATGAGACTTCCCACAGCTTCTGCATAGGGAActcgtctcattctctctatctcttcagatgttttaggtgattgatcattagagaatgtaattccatgtctgaatggtaataaaccagtcttggaattttccatgctaaatctagccaatatcttatcgatatagaccgcttgagacaaggct contains these protein-coding regions:
- the LOC127901809 gene encoding uncharacterized protein LOC127901809; amino-acid sequence: MEVKSYQSQVESSLKEYILADPFVPYTSIVGSIFACTMVYDLAQLISVLFTLNVILVSPKYSGSSGVTGPYQPSMTFLLQLCLCTLCFGRILELLGKNQVFKVFIKPFEDRSHIIYKNSYYRNRTLKIRLDFFR